A stretch of the Tepidisphaeraceae bacterium genome encodes the following:
- a CDS encoding efflux RND transporter periplasmic adaptor subunit: MHPQVIQPAPGICPICHMELTPLKSDGAGGGTVNIDPVIVQNMGVRTAEVQKGPIVQSVRVVGYLEEPEPLHRDINLRVNGWIEKLYANVDGMLIKDGQPLFDLYSPELTVAIDEMISAAKQLKIAPEDETSKALIDASRRKLLQYGLTDGQVTELGKLDAAPRTVPIIAPIGGHLTAKMVYEGAAVKAGDLVLRLASRHRIWIDAQVPEQQMPLLSDGQPVRATLVSQPGKVFDGKLLFVHPHLDPKTRTALARIEIDNPDLHLRQGMYATVEIAADDYREATVVPREAVIDSGRRQLAFVDLGGGRFEPRDLKLGLSGQDDTVEVLEGGQTGRAGRDVRSIPSRQREPDEGSRR, translated from the coding sequence ATGCACCCGCAGGTGATCCAGCCAGCTCCCGGCATCTGCCCGATCTGCCACATGGAGCTCACGCCGTTGAAGTCTGACGGTGCCGGCGGCGGGACCGTGAACATCGATCCGGTGATCGTCCAGAACATGGGTGTCCGCACCGCAGAGGTCCAGAAGGGTCCGATAGTCCAGAGCGTTCGGGTGGTGGGTTACCTGGAGGAGCCCGAACCGCTCCACCGGGACATCAATCTCCGCGTGAACGGGTGGATCGAGAAGCTTTACGCCAACGTCGACGGCATGTTGATCAAGGACGGGCAGCCCCTCTTCGACCTATACAGCCCTGAGCTCACCGTTGCCATCGACGAGATGATCTCGGCTGCCAAGCAGCTCAAGATCGCGCCGGAGGATGAGACCAGCAAAGCCCTGATCGACGCGTCACGACGCAAGCTGCTGCAGTACGGTCTGACCGACGGCCAAGTCACGGAACTCGGCAAGCTCGACGCCGCCCCACGGACGGTTCCGATCATCGCGCCAATCGGCGGGCACCTAACCGCGAAGATGGTGTACGAGGGTGCAGCCGTTAAGGCCGGGGACCTCGTTCTCAGGCTTGCTTCCCGGCACCGGATCTGGATCGATGCGCAGGTCCCCGAGCAGCAGATGCCGCTGCTGTCCGACGGCCAGCCGGTCCGGGCGACGCTCGTCTCACAGCCGGGAAAGGTGTTCGACGGGAAGCTATTGTTCGTTCACCCTCACCTCGATCCGAAGACGAGGACCGCACTGGCGCGGATCGAGATCGACAACCCGGACCTGCACCTGCGCCAAGGCATGTACGCGACGGTCGAGATCGCGGCCGATGATTACCGGGAGGCGACGGTCGTGCCCCGCGAGGCGGTGATCGACTCCGGTCGGCGGCAGCTGGCGTTCGTCGATCTTGGTGGCGGGCGGTTCGAGCCGCGCGATCTCAAGCTCGGGCTCAGTGGGCAAGACGACACGGTCGAGGTCTTGGAAGGGGGTCAAACCGGGCGAGCGGGTCGTGACGTCCGGTCAATTCCTTCTCGACAGCGAGAGCCGGATGAAGGAAGCCGTCGCTAA